The region GTCAGCAACGCATCCACTGTGGACAGTCTGGCCCGGGTGGACGGGTTGCGCTCCAAGACCTTGGTGTCAGGACTGGTCGACGGCCGCAACGTCTGGCGCACCGACCTGGACGCGGCGCTCGGCACGGCGGCCGCCCTGCTCGAGGTGGCGGGCGAGGTCGCGGTCAGCACCTCGTGCTCCCTGCTGCACGTGCCCTACGACGTCGACGCCGAGGCGAACCTCGACCCGCACGTCCGGCCCTGGCTGGCGTTCGCGAAGCAGAAGGCGGCCGAGGTCGTCACCCTCGGCCGCGCGCTGCGCGAAGGGCGCGACTCGGTCGCCGATGAGCTGGCCGCCGCGCGCAACGCCGTCCAGGACCGCAGGTCCTCCGAGCGGCTGCGCGACAACCGGGTGCGCGGACGGCTGGACGCGCTCAGCGCCGACAGCTACCGGCGAAGCCCCTACGACGCGCGCCGCGCCGCCCAGCGGCGGACGCTGGACCTGCCTCCGCTGCCGACCACGACCATCGGTTCCTTCCCGCAGACCCCCGACGTTCGCAAGGCACGCGCCGCGCTGCGCAACGGCTCCATCGACCAGGCCGCCTACGACCAGCGGATGCTGGAGGAGATCAGCCGGGTCATCGCCCTCCAGGAAGCGCTCGGCCTGGACGTGCTCGTGCACGGCGAACCCGAGCGCAACGACATGGTGCAGTACTTCGCCGAGCACCTGGACGGCTTCGTCAGCACCGAGAACGGCTGGGTGCAGTCCTACGGGTCGCGCTGCGTGCGGCCCCCGATCCTCTTCGGCGACGTGTCGCGCCCGGAGCCGATCACGACGCGGTGGGCCGAGCGGGCGCAGCGGCTGACCGAGAAGCCGGTGAAGGGCATGCTCACCGGTCCGATCACCATCCTCGCGTGGTCCTTCGTGCGCGACGACCAGCCGCTCGGCGAGACCGCCGCGCAGGTCGCGCTGGCCATCCGCGACGAGGTGCGCGACCTGGAGGCCGCCGGAATCCGCGTGATCCAGGTGGACGAACCCGCGCTGCGGGAACTGCTGCCGCTGCGCGCCGAACAGCACGAGGACTACCTCGACTGGGCGGTGGGCTCGTTCCGGCTCGCCACCTCGGGAGTCGCCGACCGCACCCAGGTCCACACCCACCTGTGCTACTCCGAGTTCGGCGAGGTGATCGACGCTATCGTCGCGCTCGACGCCGACGTCACCAGCATCGAGGCCGCGCGCTCGCGCATGGAGGTCCTCGACGACCTCAACGCCGTCGGGTTCGGGCGGGGCGTCGGTCCCGGTGTCTACGACATCCACTCGCCGCGCGTGCCGAGCACCGAGGAGATCGAGGGACTGCTCGCCGCCGCCCTCCGGTCGGTGCCCGCCGAACGGTTGTGGGTCAACCCCGACTGCGGGCTGAAGACCCGCGGCTACGCCGAGGTGGAGCCTGCGTTGCGCAGCATGGTCGAGGCGGCGGCGCGCATGCGCGCCGACCTGGCCTGATCCGCGGGAGGCATCCATCGGCGACTTGCTCAGCCGCCACTCAGACAACCTTGGCAAGATAAGCGCGTGAACGCAGAGCGCGATCGAGTGGACGTCCGCGGCGTGGTCGGCTTCGTCGCCATCGCCTACCTCCCGGCATGGCTGATGACGCTCCCGCTGTGGCTGACCGGCCAGGGCCTGACCTGGGCGTGGTCGCCGCTGGTGCTCGTCGCCATGATGTTCATGCCCGCCGTGGCGGCCCTCGTGGTGAACAGGTGGATCAGCCCGCGGCCGAAACCGCTGCGCG is a window of Saccharopolyspora erythraea NRRL 2338 DNA encoding:
- the metE gene encoding 5-methyltetrahydropteroyltriglutamate--homocysteine S-methyltransferase, coding for MSSRIGSTVLGHPRIGPRRELKRALEGYWASRSTEAELREVARSLRAGTWRELAAAGLDSVPGNTFSYYDQVLDTAATFGAVPRRFAELGLGPLDTYFAMARGVESTPPLEMTKWFDTNYHYLVPEIGPGTTFSLADRTAVEDYREAAADGVGTRPVVVGPLTFLLLSKSAEDAPKSFRPLDKLDELVQRYAELLTELHDAGAGWVQLDEPAFAADRTPEELELLRGAYRTLSQLDRRPDILVATYFGDPGDALPTLASTDVEGIAVDLVSNASTVDSLARVDGLRSKTLVSGLVDGRNVWRTDLDAALGTAAALLEVAGEVAVSTSCSLLHVPYDVDAEANLDPHVRPWLAFAKQKAAEVVTLGRALREGRDSVADELAAARNAVQDRRSSERLRDNRVRGRLDALSADSYRRSPYDARRAAQRRTLDLPPLPTTTIGSFPQTPDVRKARAALRNGSIDQAAYDQRMLEEISRVIALQEALGLDVLVHGEPERNDMVQYFAEHLDGFVSTENGWVQSYGSRCVRPPILFGDVSRPEPITTRWAERAQRLTEKPVKGMLTGPITILAWSFVRDDQPLGETAAQVALAIRDEVRDLEAAGIRVIQVDEPALRELLPLRAEQHEDYLDWAVGSFRLATSGVADRTQVHTHLCYSEFGEVIDAIVALDADVTSIEAARSRMEVLDDLNAVGFGRGVGPGVYDIHSPRVPSTEEIEGLLAAALRSVPAERLWVNPDCGLKTRGYAEVEPALRSMVEAAARMRADLA